A region from the Populus trichocarpa isolate Nisqually-1 chromosome 18, P.trichocarpa_v4.1, whole genome shotgun sequence genome encodes:
- the LOC18107855 gene encoding pentatricopeptide repeat-containing protein At3g42630 → METKTVIAATTCYANVIGSYKPKRFAIFSIKRDPKKRALAQKMIRQWKRDQGVFGKETCADCASLIQTLCKHRRPHLAEELLLELKCEGFLPDNRTLSAMMLCYADSGLLPQAQAIWEEMLYSSFVPSVQVISDLIDIYAKSGLFDEVIKILDQLSSLRTFDFLPQVYSLAISCFGKGGQLELMEDTLKKMVSKGFWVDSATGNAFVVYYSLHGSLAEMEAAYDRLKRSRLLIEREGIRAMSFAYIKERKFYGLSEFLRDVGLGRKNLGNLIWNLLLLSYSANFKMKTLQREFLNMLEAGFHPDLTTFNIRALAFSRMSLLWDLHLGLEHMKHDKVAPDLVTYGCIVDAYLDRRLVRNLEFALSKMHVDNSPVLSTDPFVFEVFGKGDFHSSSEAFMEFKRQRKWTYRELIKIYLRKQHRSKHIFWNY, encoded by the coding sequence ATGATACGGCAATGGAAGAGGGATCAGGGTGTTTTTGGAAAGGAAACTTGTGCCGATTGTGCATCATTAATACAGACATTGTGTAAGCATAGAAGGCCTCATCTAGCTGAGGAGCTTTTACTAGAGTTGAAATGTGAAGGGTTTTTACCAGACAACCGTACCCTTTCAGCTATGATGCTTTGTTATGCTGATAGTGGGCTTTTACCTCAAGCTCAGGCGATATGGGAGGAAATGTTGTATAGTTCTTTTGTGCCTAGTGTTCAAGTAATTTCGGATTTAATTGACATTTATGCAAAGAGTGGACTTTTTGATGAAGTAATCAAAATTCTTGATCAGTTGAGTTCTTTGAGAACTTTTGACTTTTTACCTCAGGTTTACTCACTGGCCATCTCTTGCTTTGGAAAGGGTGGTCAACTTGAGTTGATGGAGGATACATTGAAGAAGATGGTCTCGAAAGGTTTTTGGGTAGACTCTGCCACTGGCAATGCTTTTGTTGTTTATTATAGTCTTCACGGTTCTTTGGCAGAGATGGAAGCTGCTTATGATCGCCTTAAAAGGTCTAGACTCCTCATAGAGAGAGAAGGAATCAGAGCAATGTCATTTGCGTatataaaggaaagaaaattttatgGGCTAAGCGAGTTCTTAAGGGATGTAGGTCTTGGTAGGAAAAATCTGGGAAACCTTATTTGGAACCTTCTTCTTCTATCTTATTCTGCTAATTTTAAGATGAAAACTTTGCAGAGGGAATTTCTGAACATGTTGGAAGCAGGATTTCATCCTGATCTTACTACATTTAATATACGAGCTTTGGCTTTTTCAAGAATGTCTTTGTTGTGGGATCTCCATCTTGGCCTTGAACATATGAAACATGATAAGGTTGCTCCTGATCTTGTGACTTATGGTTGTATTGTTGATGCATACTTGGATAGAAGATTGGTTAGAAACTTGGAATTTGCTCTCAGCAAGATGCATGTGGATAATTCTCCAGTGTTATCAACAGATCCTTTTGTGTTTGAAGTTTTCGGGAAAGGGGATTTCCATTCAAGCTCAGAGGCATTTATGGAATTTAAGAGGCAGAGGAAGTGGACTTACAGAGAGCTCATTAAAATATATCTCAGGAAACAACACAGAAGTAAACATATCTTTTGGAATTACTGA